From the genome of Phaeodactylum tricornutum CCAP 1055/1 PHATR_bd_18x34 genomic scaffold, whole genome shotgun sequence:
ATGATGCCATTTCCGGCGACGACTCCACAACTGCCAAAAAGTCTTCGCCCTTCATCTCATGCAATCGACACGCCTCTGACGAGCACGTCACAGTGGAACTAAAAATCAAAGTAGAAATTAGACGCTGACAATCGAACAGTACTTGGTGATGGGAAAAAGCACTTACGATCGAGTTCTTTGAAACAATAGAGAGGACTCCCCGAACGAGTCACCACCAACGTATTTATGGACAATGTTTTGGCCATGAGAAACCTCAAACTCTCCCCCGTCATGGTCATCTACGCGAAACATGGAAGTACCGAAATCCCCTTCTTTGTACACAACCTCGCCTTTCTTGTATGTACGAACTCGGACGTTCTTTTGAAGCCGCAAAAGGTTCTTGGCATACATTAGACTTCGAGCACGCCATTTCAAACGTAGTTCGTTCTTGGCGGCTGCACTGGCGCCAATATAGCGATCGAATTCTTCTCGCTTTATTTCAATTACATCAACTGGGGTTGCGCATTTTGCGGACGTAAACCTACTGTTTTCAGTATCCAAAAGGCTTCCTTCCCCGAAGAAGTCTCCACTGCGAAGGATTGCAACAAGTTGCCCTTTTCTTGTTTGTATCTCAACTTTTCCCGAGCTCAAAAAGTACATTGCATCCCCACGGTCACCGGCATGAAAAACGAAGTGACCACGAGGAAAGTGTTTTTGGTTGAGACCAGAAAAAAGTTTGTTAAATTGGGACAGGGATATGGTAGCGTTGACGGAGGCGTCGATTCCGTCGTCGCTGTTACTGTTTTGAGTTGCGATGAAGTCCCGTGTGTCGCTGGGAGAGACAATCGAACCAGTGCGTTCAGCAGTCACACGAGCTAAGGCATCGGATGTCACAAAGCCTTTCCCTTCTGCATCGAAGACGTCGAAAGCGCGTTTCAGAATGTGTGCTGAACTATCGTCCTTCAAGGAGAGTTTTGTTTTGACCTTCGCTTCGGAAAGTCGAACATCGGAGTGTCCCTGACTGACAAGCACAGCAAACATGCCGGCCTCCAATTTATATCGGAGATCCTTGAACCGGGAAAGCTTTTTATCAGAGTCCAggattttctctttcaaagCCGTCTCTCCCCTTACCCAGGGGTGCTGCAACATTTCATAGGCGGTAATTCTCTTAGCCGGATCTCTTTCCATCAGTCTCAAAATAAGATCCCCAGCGGATTCAGACAGATGACCAACAAGCTCTCGAGAAAAGGGGGGTTCAGGGTTTTGCCGGATATGATCGGCGATCTCGTCATCTGTACTTACGCCTTTGACATCAAAGGGATGAACACCGGTGAGCATGATATAAAGAATCACGCCAACGCTCCACATATCCATCTGAAAACGATAAAGCAGAGGTTGTGAGAATGAAATTTGAGCACACACATAGGTATAGATGAGACCGGTAGCAACGTACGGCTGAATCGGCGACTGAACGCTCTTCGAACCTTTCGGGTGGCCAGTATGCCGTAGTTCCAGTAGACGATGCGCTTTTCAAAGCCAAAGCCGACTGATCGCGAGCTACTGACGgctcttcatcgtcggcaTTATCTTGTTGAACCACTGCGCAGCCAAAATCAATCATCTTGATCGTTCCGTCCATTCTGTTCTTCGTTGATAGCAACAAATTCTCAGGTTTAAGATCGGCATGAACCACACCGACTCCATGAAGGAAAGCCAATGCGCTGGCCACCTCGTACATCAATCTTGCAGCATCTGCCTCGCTATATGCACCATAATGAATCAGGTGCTCGAACATTTCTCCTCCAGTGACTAGGTCCAAGATTAGATAGTAAAAGTTATGGTCTTCGTACAT
Proteins encoded in this window:
- a CDS encoding predicted protein, translating into MLLSTVSRISPKVALKKISRRYTNSSAFKTETDALLRIFDNGGHPNISGLRDMYEDHNFYYLILDLVTGGEMFEHLIHYGAYSEADAARLMYEVASALAFLHGVGVVHADLKPENLLLSTKNRMDGTIKMIDFGCAPYVATGLIYTYVCAQISFSQPLLYRFQMDMWSVGVILYIMLTGVHPFDVKGVSTDDEIADHIRQNPEPPFSRELVGHLSESAGDLILRLMERDPAKRITAYEMLQHPWV